A single region of the Epinephelus moara isolate mb chromosome 14, YSFRI_EMoa_1.0, whole genome shotgun sequence genome encodes:
- the lrr1 gene encoding leucine-rich repeat protein 1: protein MKLQCDVEVVNRLLPTFGMKSRGKGTRAVLSIGKHLDKTSQRCNIYMMICTAKDRAGSKYKLKDNIEKFFTWFVEEGKATVRLKEPAVDICLSKADANSLKNFLSAARLADRGSDASSLPLSTLTPVRAKDVEQPKKKLTIVSKKDYPLTSNFPYSLEQLQVSYCKLSRVDMRMLSLKALRKLDLSNNHIKKLPATIGDLSCLSELILHNNHLEAFSQALCLSTLQRTLQLLDLSQNRLQSLPAQFCQLRELVNLKLDDNELVCLPFHIGRLSKLRFLSAAHNQLAVLPSDFRKLSLENLDLFGNPFIQPNPFDHTMKLTFPLPLQEMASRAVANLRLPYGPHLLPAHLCRDLEVAKTCDCGRVCINFYIKTAVSMNLHQVSHTVVLVDDMGGTDAPVQRHFCSLSCYSEFLDNSLQRGIR from the exons ATGAAGCTGCAGTGTGATGTCGAGGTGGTGAATCGGTTGCTGCCCACGTTTGGGATGAAAAGTCGAGGCAAAGGGACGAGAGCTGTGCTGTCCATTGGGAAGCATTTGGACAAGACGAGTCAACGGTGTAACATCTACATGATGATCTGCACAGCTAAAGACAGAGCAGGCTCAAAGTACAAG CTGAAAGACAACATAGAGAAGTTCTTCACTTGGTTTGTGGAGGAGGGCAAGGCCACTGTGAGATTAAAGGAACCCGCTGTTGACATTTGCTTGAGCAAG GCCGATGCAAACAGCTTGAAGAACTTCCTCTCAGCCGCTCGTTTGGCAGACAGAGGAAGTGACGCGAGCAGCCTTCCTCTCTCCACGCTGACTCCTGTTCGCGCCAAAGATGTAGAGCAACCCAAGAAGAAGCTCACCATTGTCTCCAAGAAGGACTACCCCCTCACCTCCAACTTCCCTTACTCTCTGGAGCAGCTGCAGGTCTCCTACTGCAAACTGTCACGGGTGGACATGCGGATGCTGTCCCTTAAAG CTCTCCGCAAGCTAGACCTCAGTAACAATCACATCAAGAAACTCCCTGCCACCATCGGTGACCTCAGCTGCCTCTCTGAGCTCATCCTCCACAATAACCACCTAGAAGCCTTCAGCCAGGCCCTGTGCCTGTCCACCCTGCAGCGCACGCTCCAGCTGCTGGACCTCAGCCAGAACCGACTGCAGTCCCTCCCCGCTCAGTTCTGCCAGCTCAGAGAACTAGTGAACCTCAAACTGGACGACAATGAGCTCgtctgtctgcccttccacattGGCCGGCTCTCAAAGTTGAGGTTCCTGTCAGCGGCGCATAACCAGCTAGCGGTGTTGCCCAGTGACTTCCGTAAGCTGAGTCTGGAGAACCTGGACCTGTTTGGGAATCCGTTTATCCAACCTAACCCTTTTGACCACACAATGAAACTTACATTCCCCCTTCCACTTCAAGAGATGGCTTCCAGAGCTGTGGCCAACCTCAG GTTACCATACGGACCTCACCTCCTCCCTGCCCACTTGTGTCGCGACCTCGAAGTAGCCAAGACCTGCGACTGCGGGCGTGTCTGCATCAATTTCTACATCAAGACAGCGGTCAGCATGAACCTGCACCAAGTCTCCCACACAGTAGTCCTGGTGGACGACATGGGGGGCACGGATGCTCCGGTGCAGCGGCACTTCTGCTCCCTCTCCTGCTACTCTGAATTTTTAGACAACTCCCTCCAGAGAGGGATCAGATGA